A genome region from Leptospiraceae bacterium includes the following:
- a CDS encoding ankyrin repeat domain-containing protein translates to MKQISIFYFLFFIFYSFIHGEANTDLLEFAGRGDLAGVKKSISEKANINFKDSNGTTALMYAANNDHLPVVRFLVDNKSDLFARNTNGWTAAVMAGARGNKLIKEYLESEERKITKNRITGIILKVVGEAYVDNKRLQIGDSILENETVFVAKKSFCDIQVKQSASEFMLRLKENTVFSLKFKDDSEDSIFAGLVKYGSVLFKIKKVPSGEKIQTMTPTIVASVRGTAYEVNVDSEKNTKISMYNGIARTRIRASEIEEDDSISESPQVKNLISSLEDNGQIVSVGNSLDISSSKHKKILEKANAEGLRQSALNSDSPVAANTKLSLRCSEKPTIKKIDSAELKKKQLELEELVGLDPEKLKNTSDNAEIFSLIEGK, encoded by the coding sequence ATGAAACAAATTTCTATTTTTTATTTTCTATTTTTTATTTTCTATTCCTTTATTCATGGAGAGGCTAATACTGATTTGCTGGAATTTGCTGGCAGGGGAGATTTGGCTGGTGTAAAGAAGTCTATATCCGAAAAAGCTAATATAAACTTCAAAGACTCAAATGGAACAACTGCTCTTATGTATGCGGCGAATAATGACCATCTTCCAGTTGTTAGATTCTTGGTTGACAATAAATCAGACTTATTTGCACGAAATACAAATGGATGGACTGCTGCAGTGATGGCTGGTGCAAGAGGAAATAAACTGATAAAAGAATATCTAGAAAGTGAAGAAAGGAAAATTACTAAAAATAGGATAACTGGTATTATTCTCAAAGTTGTAGGAGAAGCATACGTAGATAATAAAAGACTTCAAATCGGTGACTCAATTTTAGAGAATGAAACTGTATTTGTTGCCAAAAAGTCGTTTTGTGATATCCAAGTAAAACAATCTGCTTCCGAGTTTATGCTTAGGCTGAAAGAGAATACAGTATTTTCTTTAAAGTTTAAGGACGATTCGGAGGATAGTATTTTTGCAGGATTAGTAAAATATGGCTCTGTCCTATTTAAAATCAAAAAAGTTCCTTCTGGTGAAAAGATACAGACCATGACTCCAACGATAGTTGCATCTGTTCGCGGAACTGCCTATGAAGTAAATGTAGATAGCGAAAAGAACACTAAAATTTCTATGTACAATGGTATTGCACGAACTAGAATACGAGCGAGTGAAATAGAAGAAGACGATTCCATTTCTGAATCTCCTCAAGTTAAAAATTTAATTTCGAGTTTGGAGGATAATGGTCAAATAGTATCAGTCGGAAATTCATTGGATATCAGTTCTTCAAAACATAAGAAAATTTTAGAAAAAGCAAATGCGGAAGGTCTTCGTCAAAGTGCATTAAATTCAGATTCTCCGGTAGCGGCAAATACAAAATTGTCTTTGCGTTGTTCTGAAAAACCAACAATAAAAAAGATAGACTCTGCTGAATTAAAGAAAAAACAATTGGAATTGGAAGAGTTAGTTGGGCTCGATCCAGAAAAACTGAAAAATACCTCGGATAACGCCGAGATATTTTCATTGATTGAAGGTAAGTGA